One Brumimicrobium sp. DNA window includes the following coding sequences:
- a CDS encoding ATP-binding cassette domain-containing protein encodes MDIHFSQVIPSPLVDQPRQDASLWGKDFTLKHGENICLSAQSGKGKTSFVHILLGIRKDYTGKVSIGGKDIRDFTYSDWINLRKNQISCIFQDLQLFPKLTVAENLLLKNELTHTFSMDEIKQMVSELGIENKWDSICEQLSFGQQQRVAIIRALCQPFEWLILDEPFSHLDTENILKASSLIKKVVEAQQAGIILTSLGDLHDFHSDKTIYL; translated from the coding sequence ATGGACATTCATTTCTCCCAAGTTATACCCTCTCCTCTAGTCGATCAACCAAGACAGGATGCTAGCTTATGGGGAAAGGATTTTACATTAAAACACGGTGAAAATATATGTCTCAGTGCCCAAAGTGGTAAAGGAAAAACAAGTTTTGTACATATACTGCTAGGTATTAGAAAAGATTATACAGGAAAAGTAAGTATAGGGGGGAAAGATATACGTGATTTTACATATTCAGATTGGATAAATCTTCGGAAAAATCAAATCAGTTGTATATTTCAAGATTTACAGCTATTTCCCAAGCTAACAGTTGCAGAAAATCTACTTCTAAAAAACGAACTCACACATACCTTCTCAATGGATGAAATTAAACAGATGGTTTCCGAATTGGGAATTGAAAATAAGTGGGATTCAATATGTGAGCAACTCTCATTCGGTCAACAACAACGAGTAGCCATTATACGTGCTTTATGCCAACCTTTTGAATGGTTAATTCTAGACGAACCCTTTAGTCATTTAGATACAGAAAACATTCTAAAAGCTAGTTCTCTTATTAAAAAAGTAGTAGAGGCGCAACAAGCTGGAATTATTTTGACTTCTTTAGGAGATCTCCATGATTTTCATTCCGATAAAACAATCTATTTATAA
- a CDS encoding CoA transferase gives MTSHIEIFKELNVIDLTTVLAGPSVGTFLAELGAHVLKIENPNQPDITRSWKLPTENKNSPVSAYFASINYKKEYRLLDLTNPVDLQSLFELIPHTDILLMNFKKGDQEKLGITDKILRTKNSKLIIGKITGFGVDNDRVAYDLILQAETGFMSMNGTPDSGPIKMPVALIDVLTAHHLKEAILIELWQREKVANYVGKTVTVSLYEAAVSSLINQASNYLMTDFVPQHIGSLHPNIAPYGELFKTADKKTITFAIGTNKHFHLLCDYLKKDELVNDERFKNVQDRVKNRESLYIILQNEIKKYTSKDLFQFMHTHYVPCGEIKDLQSVFTNELAQNLIREENIDGHVTKRVSSVAWKIEE, from the coding sequence ATGACCTCTCACATAGAAATTTTTAAAGAACTCAATGTCATCGATTTAACAACGGTACTTGCTGGACCTTCCGTGGGAACCTTTCTTGCCGAATTAGGGGCTCATGTTTTAAAAATCGAGAATCCTAATCAACCTGACATTACACGCTCTTGGAAATTACCTACAGAGAACAAAAATAGCCCTGTATCTGCCTACTTTGCTAGTATCAATTATAAAAAAGAATATCGCTTGCTTGACTTAACTAATCCGGTTGATCTTCAGAGTTTGTTTGAATTAATTCCTCATACGGATATTCTTTTAATGAATTTTAAAAAGGGAGATCAAGAAAAATTAGGCATAACTGATAAGATACTACGTACAAAAAACTCCAAACTTATAATAGGAAAAATAACTGGTTTTGGAGTTGATAATGATCGTGTTGCTTATGATCTAATTCTACAAGCAGAAACTGGATTTATGTCTATGAACGGAACTCCGGATAGTGGGCCTATTAAAATGCCGGTAGCACTCATTGATGTACTAACAGCTCATCACTTAAAAGAAGCTATTTTGATTGAGTTATGGCAACGTGAAAAGGTCGCAAATTATGTAGGAAAAACAGTAACTGTATCACTTTATGAAGCAGCCGTTAGTTCGCTCATCAATCAAGCATCAAATTATTTAATGACTGACTTTGTTCCACAACACATAGGTTCACTGCATCCTAATATTGCACCGTATGGAGAACTATTTAAAACAGCGGATAAGAAAACTATCACCTTTGCCATTGGAACCAATAAACATTTCCATCTGCTATGTGATTACCTTAAAAAAGATGAATTAGTAAATGATGAGCGTTTTAAAAATGTACAAGACAGAGTCAAAAACAGAGAATCTTTATACATAATATTACAAAATGAAATTAAAAAATATACTAGTAAAGACCTCTTTCAATTTATGCATACTCATTATGTTCCGTGTGGTGAAATCAAAGATTTACAATCAGTTTTTACAAATGAATTAGCACAAAATTTAATTCGAGAGGAGAATATAGATGGTCATGTAACTAAACGTGTAAGTTCTGTTGCATGGAAAATTGAAGAATAA
- a CDS encoding RNA-binding transcriptional accessory protein produces MSKLSYIHNLTGIVEVSVDAVVKLLAEGATIPFIARYRKERTRGLDEVEIARVRDASERYEQIIARHDTIIKAIEEQNKLTAELKKQIVTCFDLDVLEDLYLPYKKKRKTRADMARELGLEGLARQIMLQGRTSPEELAEKFLSDKVDDIDAALAGARDIIAEWVNENSIIRNRLRNSYRNYSQIVSKVIKAKAVEAENYRDYFDYSSNLKDCPSYRFLAMHRAANEGLLTVKIQVNTDNILDFLHRFYVKGLSPCNEQIEEAYTDAYKRLLHPALENEVLREMKQEADVDAIKVFSKNLRQLLLSPPLGKKRILAIDPGYRTGCKVVCLNENGDLLENTTIFPHPPQNESSQAMNKLAQLVEIYKIEAIAIGDGTASRETTSLVKRIHFKTDITVFVVSEDGASVYSASDIARKEFPTYDVTVRGSVSIGRRLVDPLSELVKIDPKSIGVGQYQHEVDQKLLKESLDDVVVSCVNEVGVDLNTASPYLLSYVSGLGPQLAENIIEYRRKNGGFTSRDELKKVPRLGDKAFEQCAGFLRIRDGKNPLDNSAVHPESYASIQKMAKQLNISLGDLIGNEAVLNELKPQQFAYIDAYTFKDIIKELKKPGRDPRSKIQVLEFDSSIRTIDDLKIGMELNGIVTNITNFGAFVNIGIKENGLIHKSNLAAGVFVENPTDYIKLHEHVRVAVSEIDVARKRIGLRRLKQKPV; encoded by the coding sequence ATGTCAAAATTAAGTTATATACATAATCTAACAGGAATAGTTGAAGTTAGTGTTGATGCGGTTGTGAAATTATTAGCAGAAGGAGCTACTATTCCGTTTATTGCTAGATATAGAAAAGAAAGGACGAGAGGTTTAGATGAGGTGGAAATCGCTAGGGTTAGAGATGCATCTGAAAGATATGAGCAGATTATTGCACGTCATGATACCATTATTAAGGCTATTGAAGAACAGAACAAGTTAACGGCAGAATTGAAAAAGCAGATAGTAACATGTTTTGATTTGGATGTATTAGAAGATTTGTATTTACCTTATAAGAAAAAGCGTAAAACTCGTGCTGATATGGCGCGAGAATTAGGACTTGAAGGTCTAGCTCGCCAAATTATGTTACAGGGCAGAACTTCACCTGAGGAGCTAGCAGAGAAATTTCTAAGCGATAAGGTGGATGATATTGATGCAGCATTAGCTGGAGCACGTGATATTATTGCGGAATGGGTAAATGAAAATAGTATTATTCGCAATCGTCTTCGTAATTCTTATAGAAATTATAGTCAGATTGTATCCAAGGTGATTAAGGCAAAAGCGGTAGAGGCAGAAAATTATCGAGATTATTTCGATTATTCTTCCAATCTGAAAGATTGTCCTTCCTATCGTTTTTTAGCTATGCATCGAGCTGCTAATGAAGGACTTTTAACCGTAAAGATTCAAGTGAACACGGATAATATATTAGATTTTCTTCATAGATTTTATGTTAAAGGTTTATCTCCATGTAATGAACAAATAGAAGAGGCTTATACAGATGCGTATAAACGTTTATTGCATCCTGCTTTAGAAAATGAGGTGTTGCGTGAAATGAAACAAGAAGCTGATGTGGATGCGATAAAAGTATTTTCTAAAAATTTGCGTCAACTTCTACTATCGCCTCCTTTAGGAAAGAAAAGAATATTAGCTATAGACCCTGGATACCGCACAGGTTGTAAAGTAGTGTGTCTAAATGAAAATGGAGATTTATTAGAAAATACAACAATTTTTCCTCATCCTCCACAAAATGAATCTTCTCAAGCGATGAATAAGTTGGCACAGTTGGTTGAGATTTATAAGATTGAAGCTATTGCCATCGGAGATGGTACTGCGAGTAGAGAAACAACCTCTTTAGTAAAACGAATTCACTTCAAAACAGATATTACTGTGTTTGTTGTTTCTGAGGATGGTGCTTCTGTATATAGTGCAAGTGACATTGCTCGTAAAGAATTTCCAACTTATGATGTTACAGTGAGAGGTTCAGTTTCAATTGGTAGAAGGTTAGTTGACCCATTATCAGAGTTAGTAAAAATAGACCCAAAGTCTATTGGGGTAGGACAATATCAGCATGAAGTAGATCAGAAACTCTTAAAAGAAAGCTTAGATGATGTAGTTGTCTCCTGTGTAAATGAAGTGGGAGTAGATTTGAATACAGCTTCACCTTATTTGTTGAGCTATGTTTCAGGTTTAGGCCCTCAATTAGCCGAGAATATTATTGAATATCGTAGAAAAAATGGTGGGTTTACTTCACGAGATGAGTTGAAGAAAGTACCTCGTTTAGGTGATAAGGCTTTTGAACAATGTGCAGGATTCTTACGTATCCGAGATGGCAAAAACCCTCTAGATAACTCGGCCGTCCATCCTGAATCGTATGCTTCAATTCAAAAGATGGCAAAGCAATTAAATATTTCATTAGGTGATCTAATTGGAAATGAGGCTGTATTAAATGAACTTAAGCCACAACAATTTGCTTATATTGATGCATATACTTTTAAGGATATTATTAAGGAGTTAAAGAAACCAGGGAGGGACCCTAGAAGTAAGATTCAGGTTCTTGAATTTGATAGTTCTATTCGAACAATTGATGATTTAAAGATAGGAATGGAATTGAATGGTATCGTAACAAATATCACTAATTTTGGTGCTTTTGTTAATATTGGTATAAAAGAGAATGGGTTAATACATAAATCTAATTTAGCGGCAGGAGTGTTCGTTGAGAATCCAACTGATTATATTAAATTGCATGAACATGTTAGAGTTGCTGTTTCTGAAATAGATGTAGCTCGCAAAAGAATAGGGTTACGGAGATTAAAGCAGAAACCTGTTTAA
- a CDS encoding choice-of-anchor L domain-containing protein, protein MKNWLKLLVGLLILNFINSNSFGQNIQLINPTMTPAQAVQNVLLGQGVTVSNIKYNGSTANANVVQQSVKEFSYTGSVFPLNSGVFLRTQTAPSISDPDLTAIAGSPTNGTIIEFDFIPDGDTLSFSYIFASSEYSGYTCSSFNDAFGFFLSGPGISGPFQNGAVNLATIPNSNTPVGINSVNSGVPSGFNSPASCLAANPNFVADAIYFTTSYNSLFTSSGTDGFNGATVKLSANSNLVCGQTYHIKMAICNNTDIALDSGVFLEAGSFSSAGVEISIEADVATSAGNIADTMLVEGCSQGTIYFTRPSNQTGDSLVVHFTTGGTSTQGVDYPPLAPGDSIIFLPGQDTVTLVIAPTQDGLTEGAESIIISTYTLNACGDTIYAEGTIWIIDEPYSTVHSLDTLILCANDSVPLWAYTTGGFEPYTYTWDNGSVGDTGYVSILQNGTYDFIVTSTDACGFQYTDTSTVVMNQTLAIDTMLTYIATCGKSDGAVSGIGSGFTGTPKYTWTGPGNDSLANSISASVYQNIPSGWYYFTIKDNVCEVNDSIFLDQTPPPNASFTADPNMGGSPLNTTFTNTSDYGTGYTYNWDFGNGQTNNVNDLSSQYSTYIDEGTYTVTLVVSDGACSNTASQEVIVFLPLIYDTPNVFTPNGDGNNDYFTLNLENVERVEVVILNRWGNVVFESDDVNFKWNGKVNNTGTACSEGTYFYKAMLYGKGKNGKEVEVHGFVELLGR, encoded by the coding sequence ATGAAAAATTGGCTTAAACTGTTAGTTGGATTATTGATCCTTAATTTCATAAACTCTAATTCTTTTGGACAAAATATCCAATTAATTAATCCCACAATGACGCCTGCACAGGCTGTTCAAAATGTATTATTAGGACAAGGTGTTACTGTTTCTAACATTAAATATAATGGATCAACAGCAAACGCAAATGTCGTTCAACAGTCAGTTAAAGAATTCTCTTACACTGGATCAGTATTTCCATTAAACTCTGGGGTATTCTTAAGAACTCAAACAGCACCTAGCATTAGTGACCCAGATCTAACAGCAATTGCTGGAAGTCCAACTAATGGTACTATCATAGAATTTGATTTCATTCCTGATGGAGACACCTTATCTTTTAGCTACATCTTCGCTTCTTCAGAATATTCTGGCTACACATGTTCCAGCTTTAATGATGCATTTGGTTTTTTCCTTTCAGGCCCTGGTATCAGTGGTCCTTTCCAAAATGGTGCTGTGAATTTGGCGACTATACCTAATTCCAATACTCCAGTTGGTATTAATTCAGTGAACTCTGGAGTTCCTTCCGGATTTAATTCACCAGCTTCTTGTTTAGCAGCAAACCCTAATTTTGTAGCTGATGCCATTTATTTTACAACATCATACAATTCTCTCTTTACATCTTCTGGAACAGACGGGTTTAATGGTGCAACTGTTAAATTATCCGCTAATTCAAATTTAGTATGTGGTCAAACATACCATATTAAGATGGCTATTTGTAACAATACAGATATAGCTTTAGACTCAGGTGTATTTCTAGAAGCTGGTTCATTCTCTTCTGCAGGTGTAGAGATTTCTATTGAAGCTGACGTTGCAACATCTGCTGGAAATATTGCAGACACAATGTTAGTTGAAGGATGTTCTCAAGGTACTATTTATTTCACAAGACCTTCTAATCAAACAGGTGATAGTTTAGTAGTACATTTCACTACTGGTGGAACTTCTACGCAAGGTGTAGATTATCCTCCACTAGCACCTGGTGATAGTATTATTTTCTTACCTGGTCAAGATACAGTTACACTCGTAATAGCTCCTACACAAGATGGTTTAACTGAGGGTGCTGAAAGCATAATTATCTCAACATACACTCTCAATGCCTGCGGCGATACAATATATGCGGAAGGAACAATATGGATTATTGACGAACCCTATTCAACCGTCCATTCTTTAGACACTTTAATACTCTGTGCCAACGATAGTGTTCCACTGTGGGCATATACAACGGGAGGATTTGAACCTTACACCTATACTTGGGATAATGGAAGTGTAGGAGATACAGGTTATGTTTCCATCCTTCAAAATGGTACATACGATTTTATTGTAACCTCTACTGATGCTTGTGGATTCCAATATACAGATACATCAACAGTTGTCATGAATCAAACACTTGCTATTGATACAATGCTTACATATATTGCCACTTGTGGCAAAAGCGATGGCGCAGTGAGCGGAATAGGCTCTGGATTTACGGGAACTCCTAAATATACATGGACCGGACCAGGAAATGATAGCTTAGCTAACTCGATTAGCGCTTCTGTATATCAAAATATCCCTTCAGGATGGTATTATTTTACTATTAAAGATAATGTATGTGAGGTTAATGATAGTATCTTCTTAGACCAAACTCCACCACCAAATGCATCCTTTACTGCAGATCCAAATATGGGTGGTTCTCCATTGAACACAACTTTCACCAACACATCTGATTACGGTACAGGCTATACATATAATTGGGATTTTGGAAATGGACAAACCAATAACGTAAATGATTTAAGTAGTCAATACTCAACTTATATTGATGAAGGCACTTATACAGTTACATTAGTAGTTAGTGATGGAGCTTGCTCTAACACAGCTTCTCAGGAAGTAATCGTATTCCTTCCACTTATTTATGACACTCCAAACGTATTTACTCCGAATGGAGATGGAAATAATGATTATTTTACATTAAATCTTGAAAATGTAGAGCGAGTTGAGGTAGTTATTCTTAATAGATGGGGGAATGTAGTCTTTGAAAGCGATGATGTTAACTTCAAATGGAATGGAAAAGTAAATAACACTGGTACTGCTTGCTCAGAAGGAACTTACTTCTACAAAGCGATGTTATACGGAAAAGGTAAAAACGGAAAAGAAGTAGAAGTACATGGTTTTGTTGAATTATTAGGAAGATAA
- a CDS encoding glycine--tRNA ligase has translation MNTKSDDFLKEVIAHAKEYGYVFPSSDIYDGLSAIYDYGPLGVELKNNIKKYWWAAMVQMHEEIVGIDAAIFMHPRTWDASGHTQAFNDPMIDNKDSKKRYRADVLVEDYIEKYREKIAKEVEKGKARFGENFDETQFLATNPNVLRNQEKIDELESRLEKIFADDDLTALKNLIDELGIVCPISGSKNWTEVRQFNLMFSTELGSVAGDASKIFLRPETAQGIFVNFLNVQKSSRMKIPFGIAQIGKAFRNEIVARQFIFRMREFEQMEMQYFVRPGEEIKWYEEWKEKRFKWHKALGLGEEHYRFHDHIKLAHYANAATDIEFEFPMGFKELEGIHSRTDFDLKRHEEYSGKKLQFFDPELNKSYVPYVVETSVGLDRLFLAVISSSLKTETLEDGSERTVLSLPPAIAPYKVAIMPLTKKDGLPEKAREIIDELKFDFTCQYDEKDSIGKRYRRQDAIGTPFHVTVDHQTLEDNTVTIRDRDAMTQERVAISDLHNIIDAKVNLKTLLIKG, from the coding sequence ATGAATACAAAGAGTGATGATTTTCTAAAAGAAGTGATAGCACATGCCAAAGAATATGGTTATGTATTTCCTTCGTCTGATATTTATGATGGACTATCTGCTATCTATGATTATGGCCCACTGGGGGTTGAATTAAAAAACAATATCAAAAAATATTGGTGGGCAGCGATGGTGCAGATGCATGAAGAAATTGTTGGTATTGATGCGGCTATTTTTATGCATCCAAGAACATGGGATGCTTCCGGACATACGCAAGCTTTCAATGACCCAATGATTGATAACAAGGATTCTAAGAAACGCTATCGTGCCGATGTTTTAGTGGAAGATTATATTGAAAAATATCGTGAAAAAATAGCTAAAGAAGTAGAAAAAGGAAAAGCTAGATTTGGAGAAAACTTTGATGAAACTCAATTTCTGGCTACGAATCCTAATGTTTTACGCAATCAAGAAAAAATCGATGAATTAGAGAGTCGCCTAGAAAAAATATTTGCAGATGACGATTTAACCGCCCTTAAAAACTTAATAGATGAATTAGGAATTGTTTGTCCAATATCAGGTTCTAAAAATTGGACAGAAGTTAGACAGTTTAACTTAATGTTTTCGACTGAATTGGGTTCTGTTGCTGGAGACGCTTCTAAGATATTTTTGAGACCTGAAACAGCACAAGGTATTTTTGTGAATTTTTTAAATGTGCAGAAATCCTCTCGGATGAAAATACCATTTGGTATTGCTCAGATTGGTAAAGCCTTTAGAAATGAGATAGTAGCACGTCAGTTTATCTTCAGAATGCGTGAGTTTGAACAGATGGAAATGCAATACTTTGTTCGCCCTGGCGAGGAAATAAAATGGTATGAGGAGTGGAAGGAGAAACGATTTAAATGGCACAAAGCGCTTGGTTTAGGTGAAGAACATTATAGATTTCATGATCATATCAAATTAGCACACTATGCAAATGCTGCTACAGATATTGAATTTGAATTCCCAATGGGATTCAAAGAATTAGAGGGAATTCACTCAAGAACTGATTTTGATTTGAAGAGACATGAGGAATATTCCGGAAAGAAATTACAATTCTTTGACCCAGAATTGAATAAAAGCTATGTTCCTTATGTTGTAGAAACATCAGTTGGATTAGACCGTTTGTTTCTAGCAGTTATAAGCTCTTCTTTAAAAACAGAAACTTTGGAAGATGGTTCTGAAAGAACAGTGTTATCATTACCTCCTGCTATTGCTCCATATAAAGTTGCGATAATGCCTTTAACTAAAAAAGATGGTCTTCCTGAAAAGGCACGAGAAATAATAGATGAACTTAAATTTGACTTTACATGTCAATACGATGAAAAAGATTCCATTGGAAAACGTTATCGTCGTCAAGATGCTATTGGTACACCATTCCATGTAACAGTAGATCATCAGACATTGGAAGATAATACGGTTACTATTCGCGATAGGGATGCAATGACTCAAGAACGTGTTGCAATCAGTGATTTACACAATATCATTGATGCGAAAGTTAATTTGAAAACCTTATTAATCAAAGGATAG
- a CDS encoding YceI family protein, whose amino-acid sequence MSTKTWNADTSHTTIGFNVKHMMFSKVNGKFDAYVATIDMANGDFETAQLNFEAKSDSINTNNADRDGHLKSQDFFNAEKNPTVNFKSTKITAKGGNDFIVEGDLTMNGITNPVSLNAEYSGVMKDPWGNDRIALVMTGKVDRHDWDMKWNSALEAGGVLVSKDVNFDIETQFI is encoded by the coding sequence ATGAGTACAAAAACATGGAATGCGGACACATCGCACACGACAATTGGATTTAATGTAAAACACATGATGTTTTCTAAGGTAAATGGAAAATTTGATGCCTATGTAGCAACTATTGATATGGCAAACGGAGATTTTGAAACGGCACAATTGAATTTTGAAGCTAAGTCTGATTCAATCAATACAAATAATGCTGATAGAGATGGACATTTAAAGAGTCAAGATTTCTTCAATGCAGAGAAAAATCCAACGGTGAATTTTAAATCAACTAAAATTACGGCTAAAGGAGGTAATGATTTCATAGTAGAAGGTGATTTAACAATGAATGGTATTACAAATCCTGTTTCATTAAATGCAGAATACAGCGGAGTAATGAAAGATCCATGGGGAAATGATAGAATTGCATTGGTTATGACAGGGAAGGTAGATCGTCACGATTGGGATATGAAATGGAACTCTGCATTAGAGGCGGGAGGAGTTTTGGTATCTAAGGATGTGAATTTTGATATAGAAACACAATTTATTTAA
- a CDS encoding prohibitin family protein: METHKIIRYVAIGAIGLIVLIIILNSWVTIKPGERGFVFRPFSGASINTDEIYGEGTYFILPWNDMITYEVVNKTNQYNQEVMDINGTDVNVLVSVNYNIIPTEVARIHLRHRENYKTFIDDKSRGAIKDVIGRYTYEQVYSSKREILESEIEAILNKDFENNFLRLNYVEISDVNLPDNIALQIEEKETQKQRNLTAKEKQKEEEYLANAKIAKARGDSALIVSAKYKAEAIRLEAEQIARNPQYIELKKWEKWDGQGSPYGTNNVFGDKAISILKSN; encoded by the coding sequence ATGGAAACGCACAAGATTATAAGATACGTTGCTATAGGAGCAATTGGATTAATTGTATTAATTATCATACTCAATTCATGGGTAACTATTAAACCTGGAGAACGTGGATTTGTTTTCCGTCCCTTTAGCGGAGCAAGTATTAATACAGATGAGATTTATGGAGAAGGAACTTACTTCATTCTTCCATGGAATGATATGATTACGTATGAAGTGGTTAATAAAACAAACCAATACAATCAAGAGGTAATGGATATCAATGGTACTGATGTAAACGTTCTTGTTTCAGTAAACTATAATATAATACCAACAGAGGTAGCTCGAATACATCTAAGACACCGTGAAAATTACAAAACATTTATTGATGACAAATCCAGAGGAGCCATAAAAGATGTTATTGGACGATATACTTATGAGCAAGTTTATTCTTCTAAGAGAGAAATCTTAGAGAGTGAAATTGAAGCTATCTTAAATAAAGATTTTGAGAATAACTTCTTACGCTTAAATTATGTTGAAATTTCTGATGTAAATCTTCCTGATAATATCGCACTCCAAATTGAAGAAAAAGAAACACAAAAACAAAGAAACCTAACTGCTAAAGAAAAACAAAAAGAAGAGGAATACCTCGCTAATGCTAAAATCGCAAAAGCAAGAGGTGACTCCGCCCTAATTGTTTCTGCCAAATACAAAGCAGAAGCTATCAGATTAGAGGCTGAACAAATTGCCAGAAATCCCCAGTATATTGAATTAAAGAAATGGGAAAAATGGGATGGTCAAGGTTCACCATACGGAACAAATAATGTTTTTGGAGATAAAGCTATTTCTATCCTAAAGAGTAACTAA
- a CDS encoding AAC(3) family N-acetyltransferase, with the protein MLTIDEHITFEELPFHLGLLSDSVVFISSDLKEIAYQAKQEKRNIDINLFIKNLQLTVKDGTIVIPAYTDYLKDGDTFDYTKSKPSTGAISNRVIKNKDFTRTKDPLHSVLIWGRDRDEIMALHDNSTFGENSIYGYLHQKNCIFIFIDVHIINSFTFIHFVEEQLKVPYRKYRNLKINVVEGQDSSIQHVLFHTKKWGVLNNFDLLNERLIQNKRMTRYTYRGIFIDTVLAQDAYTEVKHCIQRKEYLYNFSWKEYVKSFIKKILGK; encoded by the coding sequence ATGCTAACAATAGATGAACATATTACCTTTGAGGAACTTCCCTTCCATTTAGGCTTATTATCTGACAGTGTTGTTTTTATTAGTTCTGATTTAAAAGAGATTGCCTACCAAGCAAAACAAGAGAAAAGAAATATTGATATTAATTTATTTATCAAAAATTTACAACTCACTGTTAAAGATGGTACTATCGTTATCCCAGCATATACAGATTATTTAAAGGATGGTGACACCTTCGATTATACAAAATCTAAACCTTCCACAGGAGCAATCTCTAATAGAGTAATTAAAAATAAAGATTTTACTCGAACTAAAGACCCACTACACTCCGTACTTATTTGGGGAAGAGATAGAGATGAAATTATGGCTTTACATGACAATAGTACATTTGGAGAGAATTCTATTTATGGGTACTTACATCAGAAGAATTGTATTTTTATCTTTATAGATGTTCATATTATCAATAGTTTTACCTTCATTCACTTTGTCGAAGAACAATTAAAAGTACCTTATCGAAAATATAGAAATCTAAAAATAAATGTTGTGGAAGGGCAAGATTCAAGTATTCAACACGTTCTATTTCACACTAAAAAATGGGGAGTTCTAAATAATTTTGATCTATTAAATGAACGACTTATACAAAATAAAAGGATGACTCGTTATACCTATCGAGGCATATTCATAGATACAGTTTTAGCGCAAGATGCCTATACAGAGGTTAAACATTGTATTCAACGAAAAGAATACTTGTACAATTTTAGTTGGAAGGAATATGTGAAGTCATTTATAAAAAAGATACTTGGTAAATAG
- a CDS encoding polysaccharide deacetylase family protein, whose product MNTYITYDYEIFFGHNHGTIEKSLLYPTEQILAIAEKHQAKFTFFIDCGFIIKLREYKDQFQELERQYQLVTEQIKKIKNQGHDCQLHIHPHWEKTIYNGERWEFNYDYYKLSDFNQEEIIDIFRRYTEELKNITNESPTAFRAGGWCIQPFDQIKPAFLELGIKLDSSVFSGGKNIISPYYYDYTTAPSKDFWKFENDVCKAEEKGSFIEVPISSYHYSPLFFWRLFILGNTLPKSHKPIGDGKPMPSSITRKKMLTQTHFMSASVDGYFISKAEEILKRNQKQNDKHTVLLGHPKAATHYSLHQLDKLIQRNKSWCNFISFSMFKES is encoded by the coding sequence ATGAATACATATATAACATACGATTATGAAATTTTCTTTGGCCACAATCACGGAACCATTGAAAAATCCTTACTATACCCTACTGAACAAATTCTAGCAATTGCTGAAAAACATCAGGCAAAATTTACCTTTTTTATTGACTGTGGATTCATTATTAAACTAAGGGAGTACAAAGACCAATTTCAAGAATTAGAAAGACAATATCAATTAGTTACAGAACAAATTAAAAAGATAAAAAATCAAGGACACGATTGCCAATTACATATACATCCACATTGGGAAAAAACTATTTATAATGGCGAACGTTGGGAGTTTAATTATGATTATTACAAATTATCCGATTTCAATCAAGAAGAAATCATAGATATCTTTAGAAGATATACAGAAGAATTGAAAAACATCACCAATGAAAGCCCCACTGCATTTCGTGCCGGAGGGTGGTGCATACAGCCCTTTGATCAAATCAAACCTGCCTTTTTAGAATTGGGTATCAAATTAGATTCATCTGTTTTTAGTGGAGGAAAAAATATTATTTCACCATATTATTATGATTACACCACTGCTCCATCAAAAGATTTCTGGAAATTTGAAAATGACGTATGTAAAGCTGAAGAAAAAGGTAGTTTCATCGAAGTTCCAATTTCTTCTTATCACTATTCCCCACTATTCTTTTGGAGATTATTTATTCTAGGAAATACCCTACCAAAATCTCACAAACCAATTGGAGATGGAAAACCTATGCCTTCAAGTATAACTCGTAAGAAGATGCTTACACAAACACACTTCATGTCGGCATCTGTTGATGGATATTTTATTTCAAAAGCGGAGGAAATACTAAAACGTAACCAAAAACAAAATGATAAACACACCGTATTATTAGGACATCCTAAAGCGGCGACACATTATTCTCTCCACCAATTAGACAAACTCATTCAAAGAAATAAATCCTGGTGCAATTTTATTTCTTTTTCAATGTTTAAAGAATCATAA